One window of Opisthocomus hoazin isolate bOpiHoa1 chromosome 15, bOpiHoa1.hap1, whole genome shotgun sequence genomic DNA carries:
- the TNRC6A gene encoding trinucleotide repeat-containing gene 6A protein isoform X4, with amino-acid sequence MREVEAKATKEVERTASRAFLPHLCGTERRDLVQEEEEQLMEERKKRKEDKKKKEAAQKKAIEQKIKVPEQTKTSVSQPQPVTSNGTSTVTSTNNNAKRATANSQQQQTLPRYPPREVPPRFRHQEQKQLLKRGQQLPVIAANLGSTPKVLNGQSGGSTVTNKQPVTNGEVPNSSKKQPDLNHSGLGSHYDNSHWGPVSSNSDSSTNWDKVIVDGSDKEAWPSITGSDPELTSECMDTDSASSSGSERNLVIMASGSTGGESDGIRNGIGHGSQNKFVVGSNSNNVGNGSINGPWGLSHGTIISTCQVSVDAPDSKSESSNNRMNAWGTINSSSNGGLNPSTLNSNGNHGAWPVLENNGHALKGSVGSGNPGTNIQCSTIGQISNSQSINSKVGGSAHGSWGSLQENCDSEVNGTRKVSFSGQPQNLNTEMNGPNNTTNFMTSSLPNSAGSVQINELPNNTGHGAWRVSTMNHSQIQASPVANGTSISHLSNGEAKNGGSYGTTWGAYGSNYSGDKCSGPNSQANGDTVNATLMQPGISGPGSTNFQINGNKGGGVWEAGTVNSQNMPWGSGNGASAGGSRRGWGNPAQNTGTNISNGEWSKLPSNQHSNESVNGNSRKFTNGWKSTEEDDLNSQSSAASQLTEQNSAWAKTGTADSEGSSESTGCHEDRVTTEGQNRERRKVDQHALLQSIVNRTDLDPRVLSNSGWGQTPIKQNTAWDTETSPRGERKTDNGTEAWGGSVTQTSSSGGCVDRPSPNNNDTSSVSGWGDPKSAARWGDSKGSNSQGGWEEDSAATVMVKSNQSWGSGKEEKSSWNDAQKIKQGWVEGQKASQGWAVSAGESWGENSRSNHWGESKKSSSGGSDSDRSGSGWNEPGKSNSVTWGGNNTNPNNSSGWDEPAKSNQNQGWGDPPKSNQPQVWGDSSKPINSPEWNKQDVGSWGAPPATNKPPGSGWLGGPMPAPAKEEEPTGWEEPSPESIRRKMEIDDGTSAWGDPSKYNYKNVNMWNKNVPNSSSSSDQQAQVHQQLLSSSAMSSKESSSGSGWGEPPTPATTVDNGTSAWGKPMDTGTSWGEPISDAAGTSGWGNASLGQQAPNKPGPKSMQDSWCGDDMPLTGSRQTSWEEEEDVEIGMWNSSSSQDANPSLNWPPYMKKMPTKGIMKGGNKQDETWINPFIKQFTNLSFSRESPEETIQSNKMDMSGGLLQDKRMEIDKHGLGVGDYNRVVGKGPGSRPQISKESSMDRGPYFDKDGIVADESQNMQFMSSQNMKLPPSNNALPNQALGSLAGLGMQNLNSVRQNGNPSMFGVGNIAAQPRSMQQPPAQPLNSSQPNPRAQVPPPLLSPQVPVSLLKYAPNNGGLSPLFGPQQVAMLNQLSQLNQLSQISQLQRLLAQQQKAQNQRSMPSGGRQQQEQQGRSLSMQQQMMQQSRQLDPNLLMKQQTPPSQQQSLHQPTMKSFLENVIPHATPELQKGPSPINAFSSFPIGFCPISTSEIPGMNSNLNVNMDMSSIKEPQSRLRKWTTVDSISVNTSLDQNSSKHGAISSGFRLEESPFVPYDFMNSSNSPASPPGSIGDGWPRAKSPNGSSSVNWPPEFRPGEPWKGYPNIDPETDPYVTPGSVINNLSINTVREVDHLRDRNSGSSSSLNTTLPSTSAWSSIRASNYNVSLSSTAQSTSVARNSDSKSTWSPGSVTNTSLAHELWKVPLPPKSITAPSRPPPGLTGQKPPLSTWDNSLRLGGGWGNSDARYTPGSSWGESSSGRITNWLVLKNLTPQIDGSTLRTLCMQHGPLITFHLNLPHGNALVRYSSKEEVVKAQKSLHMCVLGNTTILAEFASEEEISRFFAQGQSLTPSPGWQSLGSSQSRLGSIDGSHSFSNRNDLNHWNGAGLSGTSSGDLHGTSLWGSPNYSTSLWGTPSSNDTRGISSPSPINAFLSVDHLGGGGESM; translated from the exons GCCATTGAACAAAAAATCAAAG TGCCAGAACAAACAAAGACAAGTGTAAGCCAGCCTCAGCCTGTCACCTCTAACGGCACTTCCACAGTAACCAGCACTAATAATAATGCCAAGCGGGCCACAGCCAACAGTCAGCAGCAGCAGACCTTGCCTCGATACCCTCCTCGTGAAGTACCACCGCGATTTCGACACCAGGAACAGAAACAGCTTCTGAAACGAGGTCAGCAGTTACCAGTTATAGCTGCAAACCTGGGATCTACTCCTAAAGTATTAAACGGCCAGTCAGGAGGCAGCACTGTCACAAATAAACAGCCAGTGACCAACGGAGAAGTGCCgaacagcagcaaaaaacagCCAG aTCTGAACCACAGTGGTCTAGGATCGCACTATGACAATTCTCACTGGGGACCAGTCTCTTCAAATAGTGACTCCAGCACAAACTGGGATAAAGTTATTGTAGACGGCTCTGACAAAGAAGCATGGCCATCAATCACGGGCAGTGACCCAGAGCTGACATCAGAATGTATGGACACTGACTCTGCCTCTAGCTCTGGGTCGGAGAGAAACCTCGTTATAATGGCTTCAGGGAGCACAGGTGGTGAAAGTGATGGCATACGAAATGGCATTGGACATGGTTCTCAGAATAAGTTTGTGGTTGGTAGCAACAGCAATAATGTGGGCAATGGAAGTATTAATGGGCCGTGGGGTTTGTCCCACGGAACCATAATAAGCACATGTCAAGTTTCTGTGGATGCTCCTGACAGCAAATCTGAAAGTAGCAACAATAGAATGAATGCTTGGGGCACCATAAACTCTTCATCAAATGGAGGGTTAAATCCAAGCACTTTGAATTCAAATGGCAACCATGGTGCCTGGCCTGTATTGGAGAACAATGGACATGCCCTGAAAGGGTCTGTAGGGAGTGGTAATCCTGGCACAAATATTCAGTGCAGTACCATAGGTCAGATATCGAATAGTCAGAGTATCAACTCTAAAGTGGGTGGTTCAGCCCATGGTTCCTGGGGAAGCCTTCAGGAAAATTGTGATTCTGAAGTAAATGGTACAAGGAAGGTTTCATTCAGTGGGCAACCTCAAAACCTTAACACTGAAATGAATGGACCAAATAACACTACTAACTTTATGACCTCTAGTTTACCAAACTCTGCTGGTTCAGTGCAGATTAACGAACTGCCTAATAATACAGGGCATGGGGCCTGGCGTGTGAGCACAATGAATCATTCTCAGATTCAGGCCTCTCCAGTTGCAAACGGCACTTCCATTTCTCATCTTAGCAATGGTGAGGCGAAAAATGGTGGATCTTACGGTACTACGTGGGGTGCCTATGGTTCTAATTACTCTGGAGACAAATGTTCAGGCCCAAACAGCCAAGCTAATGGTGACACTGTGAATGCAACTCTAATGCAGCCAGGCATTAGCGGGCCTGGCAGCACTAACTTTCAAATCAATGGGAATAAAGGAGGAGGGGTGTGGGAGGCAGGGACAGTCAACTCCCAGAATATGCCGTGGGGGAGCGGAAATGGTGCGAGTGCTGGCGGGAGTAGAAGAGGATGGGGCAACCCTGCACAAAACACTGGCACTAACATTTCGAACGGGGAGTGGAGTAAACTGCCTAGTAATCAGCATTCCAATGAGAGCGTGAATGGAAACAGCAGGAAGTTTACAAATGGATGGAAGTCTACTGAGGAGGATGACCTTAACAGCCAGAGTTCTGCTGCTTCGCAGCTGACTGAGCAGAACAGCGCGTGGGCCAAAACAGGTACGGCGGACAGCGAAGGTAGTTCGGAGAGCACTGGATGCCATGAAGACAGAGTAACTACAGAAGGACAGAACCGAGAGAGAAGGAAAGTCGACCAGCATGCATTACTCCAAAGTATAGTGAACAGAACTGACTTAGATCCGCGTGTCCTTTCCAACTCTGGTTGGGGACAGACTCCAATCAAACAGAACACTGCCTGGGATACCGAAACGTCACCGAGGGGTGAAAGAAAAACTGACAATGGGACAGAGGCCTGGGGAGGCTCTGTGACACAGACTTCCAGCTCAGGGGGGTGTGTAGATAGACCTAGCCCTAATAATAATGATACCTCATCTGTATCAGGGTGGGGAGATCCAAAGTCTGCTGCGAGGTGGGGAGACTCCAAAGGGTCAAACAGCCaaggggggtgggaggaggattCTGCTGCTACAGTAATGGTCAAGAGCAATCAGTCGTGGGGAAGTGGCAAAGAGGAGAAGTCTTCTTGGAATGATGCACAGAAGATCAAACAGGGATGGGTAGAGGGACAGAAAGCCAGCCAGGGTTGGGCAGTTTCTGCGGGTGAGAGCTGGGGCGAAAATTCAAGAAGTAACCATTGGGGTGAGTCTAAGAAATCCAGTTCAGGAGGAAGTGACAGTGACAGATCAGGATCTGGTTGGAATGAGCCAGGTAAATCAAACTCTGTTACTTGGGGAGGTAACAATACAAACCCAAATAATTCGTCGGGATGGGATGAGCCTGCGAAGTCTAATCAGAACCAGGGCTGGGGAGACCCTCCTAAATCGAATCAGCCTCAAGTTTGGGGGGATTCATCGAAGCCAATCAACTCTCCAGAATGGAACAAACAAGATGTTGGCTCCTGGGGAGCACCCCCTGCCACAAACAAACCCCCAGGGTCAGGCTGGCTGGGGGGCCCAATGCCGGCACCAGCAAAGGAGGAAGAGCCCACTGGCTGGGAGGAGCCATCCCCTGAATCGATACGCCGTAAAATGGAAATTGATGATGGAACTTCTGCTTGGGGGGATCCAAGCAAATACAACTACAAAAATGTGAATATGTGGAATAAAAATGTCCCAAACAGTAGCAGCAGTTCAGACCAGCAAGCACAGGTACATCAGCAGCTACTGTCTTCAAGTGCCATGTCTAGCAAGGAGAGCAGTTCGGGTTCTG GTTGGGGAGAGCCTCCTACTCCAGCCACTACTGTAGATAATGGAACTTCCGCGTGGGGTAAACCCATGGATACTGGTACTAGCTGGGGAGAACCCATCAGCGATGCAGCAGGCACCTCTGGCTGGGGAAACGCTTCTCTTGGTCAACAGGCTCCGAATAAACCTG GGCCTAAATCTATGCAAGATAGTTGGTGTGGAGATGATATGCCGTTGACAGGCAGTCGTCAGAccagctgggaggaagaggaggatgtaGAGATTGGAATGTGGAACAGCAGTTCTTCACAAGACGCGAACCCATCTTTAAATTGGCCACCATATATGAAAAAAATGCCCACAAAG gGAATAATGAAAGGTGGAAATAAGCAAGATGAAACATGGATCAATCCATTCATTAAGCAATTCACAAATCTCAGTTTTTCA AGAGAATCACCAGAAGAAACCATACAGAGCAATAAGATGGACATGTCTGGAG GGTTATTGCAAGATAAGCGGATGGAGATAGATAAGCATGGCCTCGGTGTCGGAGATTACAATCGTGTGGTTGGAAAAGGCCCTGGTTCTCGTCCTCAGATTTCCAAAGAGTCTTCCATGGATCGCGGTCCTTACTTTGATAAG GATGGCATTGTAGCAGACGAGTCCCAAAACATGCAGTTTATGTCCAGTCAAAACATGAAGCTTCCCCCTTCAAATAATGCACTACCTAACCAAGCCCTTGGCTCCCTAGCAGGGCTGGGTATGCAAAACTTGAATTCTGTTAGACAG AACGGCAATCCCAGTATGTTTGGTGTTGGTAATATAGCAGCACAGCCCAGGAGCAtgcagcagcctccagcacaaCCTCTTAATTCATCTCAGCCTAATCCACGTGCTCAAGTGCCTCCTCCATTACTGTCCCCTCAG GTTCCAGTATCATTACTGAAGTATGCACCAAACAACGGTGGCCTGAGCCCACTTTTTGGCCCACAACAGGTAGCCATGTTGAATCAACTGTCCCAGTTAAACCAGCTTTCTCAGATCTCCCAGTTACAG CGGTTGTTGGCTCAGCAGCAAAAAGCGCAGAATCAAAGAAGCATGCCTTCTGGTGGTcgtcagcagcaggagcagcag GGTCGATCTCTTAGTATGCAGCAACAGATGATGCAACAGTCCCGTCAGCTTGATCCAAACCTGTTAATGAAGCAGCAAACTCCACCCTCTCAACAGCAGTCACTCCATCAACCCACCATGAAATCTTTCCTTGAGAATGTCATACCCCACGCTACTCCTGAGCTACAAAAAGGGCCATCGCCAATAAACGCGTTCAGCAGTTTCCCTATAG GCTTCTGTCCAATTTCTACTTCAGAAATTCCAG GAATGAACTCAAACTTGAATGTAAACATGGATATGAGCAGTATTAAAGAGCCACAATCTCGACTGAGGAAATGGACTACAGTAGACAGCATTTCTGTGAACACATCGTTAGATCAAAACTCCAGCAAACATG gTGCTATTTCAAGTGGTTTTCGGCTGGAAGAGTCTCCGTTTGTCCCCTACGACTTTATGAACAGCAGTAATTCACCAGCCAGTCCTCCCGGCTCGATTGGGGACGGCTGGCCCCGTGCCAAATCGCCTAACGGCTCGAGCAGTGTTAACTGGCCCCCAG AGTTTCGCCCTGGTGAGCCATGGAAAGGTTATCCAAACATCGACCCTGAAACTGACCCTTACGTCACTCCTGGCAGTGTCATAAACAATCTCTCAATTAATACTGTGCGGGAAGTTGACCACCTCAGGGACAGGAACAGTG GGTCATCCTCATCTTTGAACACCACGCTGCCTTCAACTAGTGCCTGGTCATCCATTCGTGCCTCCAACTACAATGTTTCCCTCAGCAGTACAGCACAAAGCACTTCAG TAGCCAGAAACAGTGATTCCAAATCAACGTGGTCTCCTGGATCAGTCACTAACACCTCTCTGGCTCATGAGCTGTGGAAGGTCCCTTTGCCACCTAAAAGCATcactgctccgtcccgcccgccTCCAGGGCTAACAGGCCAGAAACCACCGTTGTCCACTTGGGATAATTCCCTTCGTCTGGGTGGAGGATGGGGAAATTCTGATGCCAGATACACCCCTG GTTCAAGCTGGGGTGAGAGCAGCTCAGGGAGAATAACAAATTGGCTTGTTCTAAAAAACCTTACACCTCAG ATCGATGGCTCAACCCTGCGTACTCTGTGCATGCAGCACGGTCCACTAATAACATTCCACCTTAACCTCCCACATGGTAATGCTTTGGTCCGTTACAGTTCAAAAGAAGAGGTAGTGAAGGCACAAAAATCTCTGCAcat GTGTGTATTAGGGAACACTACTATTCTTGCTGAGTTTGCCAGTGAAGAGGAGATCAGTCGCTTCTTTGCACAAGGCCAGTCCCTGACTCCGTCTCCTGGCTGGCAATCTCTGGGATCCAGCCAGAGCCGACTTGGATCCATTGACGGTTCCCATTCGTTCTCAAACCGTAATGATCTAAATCACTGGAATGGTGCTGGGCTGTCGGGAACTAGCAGTGGAGACCTTCATGGCACTTCACTTTGGGGGAGCCCCAACTATTCCACGAGCCTGTGGGGCACCCCGAGCAGCAACGACACCAGGGGAATTAGCAGCCCGTCCCCCATCAACGCTTTCCTTTCTGTTGACCACCTGGGTGGAGGTGGAGAGTCCATGTAA